A genomic segment from Chloroflexota bacterium encodes:
- a CDS encoding recombinase family protein, with translation MTKRAAIYARVSSEEQDGADRYSITAQVGDCTELAARNGLTVVATWVDAENYRSGKRLVPPSGWRHDRPAWLAMLDAARGGEFDVLLAWNEDRLCRGYRPMIDLLDVLESTRLAVGLARGTFDRDTFPIKVWAAKAENERRADRIRMGHLGRVKRGLPHSNAPLGYIPVRGEAGVVTGYEIDKDRQALLYELARLFINGVPYERIAQSFAWPDSRVRSASYIRGLMRNTAYRGALKFNSKQAGAIRVVSSLPPMFDDQTARGIESELARRALVAKSFPRAMNTGLFSTILHCGYCGRPMASHVIHNRREPDTRYYRCTAHVRAGSGVPRHPANTIREHKLKDLINAIYNDISEAQVDDYLATIETPSPVAHSPHVARAIEGLSEQARDIERDLKGVESAAARAALTSELAHIRDQVQELEHSQPAPALTLEPAELRARILAFVANQDRLNKPDDELRPVLLAILPKIYVRKGELVERAEGVPQATILSEG, from the coding sequence ATGACGAAACGAGCGGCGATTTACGCCAGAGTGAGTAGTGAGGAACAAGACGGGGCAGACCGTTATAGCATTACGGCGCAAGTTGGAGATTGTACCGAACTCGCGGCCCGCAATGGCTTGACGGTGGTAGCCACTTGGGTAGATGCTGAGAATTATCGGAGCGGTAAGCGGCTAGTCCCGCCCTCGGGTTGGCGGCATGACCGCCCCGCGTGGCTGGCTATGCTTGACGCGGCGAGGGGCGGGGAGTTTGACGTACTTCTCGCATGGAATGAAGACCGGCTATGTCGTGGGTATCGCCCGATGATTGACTTGTTAGACGTGTTAGAGTCAACGCGGCTGGCGGTTGGCCTGGCGCGAGGAACATTTGACCGGGATACTTTCCCTATCAAAGTTTGGGCGGCCAAAGCCGAGAATGAACGGCGGGCAGATCGTATTCGCATGGGGCATCTTGGCCGAGTGAAGCGCGGCTTGCCCCATTCTAACGCCCCTCTGGGGTATATTCCCGTGCGAGGCGAGGCGGGCGTGGTGACGGGCTACGAGATAGATAAAGACCGTCAAGCACTGCTGTATGAATTGGCGCGGCTGTTTATCAATGGCGTGCCATACGAACGAATAGCACAATCTTTTGCTTGGCCGGATAGCCGGGTAAGGAGCGCGAGTTACATTCGGGGCTTAATGCGTAATACGGCCTACCGGGGGGCGCTGAAGTTCAATAGCAAGCAAGCGGGGGCTATTCGTGTCGTGTCTAGTTTGCCCCCCATGTTTGACGACCAAACGGCGCGCGGCATAGAGTCAGAATTGGCGCGGCGGGCATTAGTGGCTAAGTCTTTCCCCCGCGCGATGAATACGGGGCTATTCTCAACAATTTTGCACTGCGGCTATTGCGGGCGGCCAATGGCAAGCCACGTGATACACAACAGACGCGAGCCGGACACCCGCTATTATCGGTGCACGGCGCATGTTCGCGCTGGCTCTGGCGTGCCGAGGCACCCGGCGAACACTATCCGCGAGCACAAACTCAAAGACCTGATCAACGCGATTTACAATGACATTAGCGAGGCCCAGGTAGATGATTATTTGGCGACTATTGAAACACCTTCCCCGGTTGCCCATAGCCCCCACGTGGCGCGGGCGATTGAGGGACTAAGCGAACAAGCGAGGGATATAGAGCGCGATCTAAAAGGGGTTGAGTCGGCGGCGGCGCGGGCGGCGTTGACTAGCGAACTGGCCCACATCCGCGATCAGGTGCAAGAACTCGAACACAGTCAACCGGCGCCAGCCCTGACCCTTGAGCCTGCCGAGTTGCGCGCGCGGATATTGGCATTTGTGGCGAACCAAGACAGGTTGAATAAACCGGATGACGAATTGCGGCCCGTGCTATTGGCAATCTTGCCGAAGATTTATGTCAGAAAAGGGGAGTTGGTGGAGCGGGCTGAGGGTGTACCACAAGCAACTATCCTTTCTGAAGGATAG